The Triticum aestivum cultivar Chinese Spring chromosome 7B, IWGSC CS RefSeq v2.1, whole genome shotgun sequence genome window below encodes:
- the LOC123157030 gene encoding peroxiredoxin Q, chloroplastic-like isoform X2: MAFAASTACCKPSVLLAPRASSLSSSQARLCRPSTSAAFHGLRAPASAFALTPAPRRRAASTGIVCGKVSKGSVPPNFTLKDQDGKTVSLSKFKGKPVVLYFYPADETPGCTKQACAFRDSYEKYKKAGAEVIGISGDDAASHKAFAKKYRLPFTLLSDEGNKVRKEWGVPSDLFGTLPGRQTYVLDKKGVVQYIYNNQFQPEKHIGETLKIIQNL; this comes from the exons ATGGCATTCGCCGCCTCCACGGCCTGCTGCAAGCCGTCCGTGCTGCTGGCCCCTCGCGCCTCCTCCTTGTCGTCGTCCCAGGCGCGCCTCTGCAGGCCGTCCACCTCGGCCGCGTTCCACGGCCTCAGGGCGCCGGCGTCGGCATTCGCCCTCACGccagcgccgcgccgccgcgcggCCTCCACGGGCATCGTCTGCGGCAAG GTGAGCAAGGGCAGCGTGCCGCCCAACTTCACCCTCAAGGACCAGGACGGCAAGACGGTATCGCTCTCCAAGTTCAAGGGCAAGCCCGTCGTCCTCTACTTCTACCCCGCCGATGAGACGCCAGGCTGCACCAAACAG GCGTGCGCGTTCCGGGACTCGTACGAGAAGTACAAGAAGGCGGGGGCGGAGGTGATCGGGATCAGCGGGGACGACGCGGCGTCGCACAAGGCGTTCGCCAAGAAGTACCGGCTGCCCTTCACGCTGCTGAGCGACGAGGGGAACAAGGTGCGCAAGGAGTGGGGGGTGCCGTCGGACCTCTTCGGGACGCTCCCCGGGAGGCAGACCTACGTGCTGGACAAGAAGGGCGTGGTGCAGTACATCTACAACAACCAGTTCCAGCCCGAGAAGCACATCGGCGAGACCCTCAAGATCATCCAGAACCTCTGA
- the LOC123157030 gene encoding uncharacterized protein isoform X1, with product MAFAASTACCKPSVLLAPRASSLSSSQARLCRPSTSAAFHGLRAPASAFALTPAPRRRAASTGIVCGKVSKGSVPPNFTLKDQDGKTVSLSKFKGKPVVLYFYPADETPGCTKQIIRQKTFSPLGSAGASSPLGSRILSKRHGSTTIQASLSSPNPTPRQPKHLAMTIPSQEITEAATPRRQQPIEEELVGNGGGRTCELPTWALIGGITVGVALALALSVDAGPAMALGPEGPLLEEFWDNMRRYGLYALTVSTGFAWALVQPIYELLRNPITAVLIIVVMAGGAVLTVQVINAMAGNSDFVYMYEQ from the exons ATGGCATTCGCCGCCTCCACGGCCTGCTGCAAGCCGTCCGTGCTGCTGGCCCCTCGCGCCTCCTCCTTGTCGTCGTCCCAGGCGCGCCTCTGCAGGCCGTCCACCTCGGCCGCGTTCCACGGCCTCAGGGCGCCGGCGTCGGCATTCGCCCTCACGccagcgccgcgccgccgcgcggCCTCCACGGGCATCGTCTGCGGCAAG GTGAGCAAGGGCAGCGTGCCGCCCAACTTCACCCTCAAGGACCAGGACGGCAAGACGGTATCGCTCTCCAAGTTCAAGGGCAAGCCCGTCGTCCTCTACTTCTACCCCGCCGATGAGACGCCAGGCTGCACCAAACAG ATCATTCGCCAGAAGACATTCAGTCCTCTTGGTTCTGCCGGAGCTAGCTCACCACTTGGATCTCGCATCCTTTCCAAACGCCATGGCTCCACCACCATCCAAGCTAGCCTCTCCTCCCCTAACCCCACTCCACGGCAACCAAAGCACCTTGCCATGACCATACCTTCCCAAGAAATCACCGAAGCAGCGACGCCGAGGAGGCAGCAGCCCATCGAAGAGGAGCTCGTCGGCAACGGAGGAGGGCGGACGTGCGAGCTGCCGACGTGGGCGCTGATCGGCGGCATCACGGTGGGCGTGGCGCTGGCGCTGGCGCTGTCGGTGGACGCTGGCCCGGCGATGGCGCTGGGGCCGGAGGGGCCGCTGCTGGAGGAGTTCTGGGACAACATGCGGCGGTACGGGCTGTACGCGCTGACGGTGAGCACGGGGTTCGCGTGGGCGCTGGTGCAGCCCATCTACGAGCTGCTGCGGAACCCCATCACCGCCGTGCTCATCATCGTGGTCATGGCCGGCGGCGCCGTGCTGACGGTGCAGGTCATCAACGCCATGGCCGGCAACTCCGACTTCGTCTACATGTACGAGCAGTAG